The following proteins are encoded in a genomic region of Bernardetia sp. MNP-M8:
- a CDS encoding glycosyltransferase family 2 protein, which translates to MNPLVSIITPLFNRQELIKATAKSVLEQQYANWEWIIVDDGSTDNSLQVVKEYQKNDDRIKVYQRNRLPKGASTCRNIATENAEGEYIIFLDSDDCLLPHCLKQRTQVALENPTMDFWVFQNLIKDESDTTSIKLWNIITEEETFPRFLKHDALWVTGSPLYNRNFIKLYPFDESLPSWQDYELHVRILLDKPKFEIFYQLPPDLIVFTHTEKDRISIKLKSMEHLKIHTKILEGFWNVLCKTKECEKYQSIFLKRFFGQAEYLWEVVENRSEAKKALRIIKKYNLTSSFTYKRIQIYYLLKYWLHFGKMPAFIRDSLRKFTFKKVLPKELQQKFRVFIGKIDYNPEDYPQI; encoded by the coding sequence ATGAATCCTTTAGTATCTATTATAACTCCGTTATTTAATCGCCAAGAACTTATCAAGGCAACAGCTAAATCTGTCTTAGAACAACAATATGCAAATTGGGAATGGATTATTGTTGATGACGGCTCAACAGACAACTCTTTACAAGTAGTAAAAGAATATCAAAAAAATGATGATAGAATAAAAGTTTATCAAAGAAATCGTCTACCTAAAGGAGCTTCCACTTGTAGGAATATAGCAACAGAAAATGCTGAAGGGGAATATATTATATTTTTAGATTCTGATGATTGTTTGTTGCCTCATTGTTTGAAACAACGTACTCAAGTAGCTCTTGAGAATCCAACTATGGATTTTTGGGTATTTCAAAACTTGATTAAGGACGAGTCTGATACTACTTCTATAAAACTATGGAATATTATTACAGAAGAAGAAACATTTCCTCGTTTTTTAAAGCATGATGCGCTTTGGGTTACAGGTTCTCCCTTATATAATCGTAATTTTATAAAATTATATCCTTTTGATGAGAGTTTACCTTCTTGGCAAGATTATGAATTGCATGTCAGAATTTTATTGGATAAACCCAAATTTGAAATATTTTATCAATTGCCTCCAGATCTAATTGTCTTTACTCATACAGAGAAAGACCGAATTAGTATAAAATTAAAAAGTATGGAACACCTAAAAATTCATACAAAAATATTAGAAGGTTTTTGGAATGTTTTATGCAAAACTAAAGAGTGTGAAAAATATCAAAGTATATTTCTAAAACGTTTTTTTGGACAAGCAGAATATCTTTGGGAGGTGGTAGAAAATCGTTCAGAAGCCAAAAAAGCTCTCAGAATAATAAAAAAGTATAATCTGACTTCTAGTTTTACATATAAAAGAATACAAATTTATTACCTATTAAAATATTGGTTACACTTTGGTAAAATGCCTGCTTTCATCAGAGATAGTCTGCGTAAATTTACTTTTAAAAAAGTTTTGCCTAAAGAACTACAACAGAAGTTTCGTGTTTTTATAGGAAAAATAGACTATAATCCAGAAGATTATCCACAAATATAA
- a CDS encoding methyltransferase, TIGR04325 family has translation MAVDIYKEIQNPKLVKKLKREYWEGNNYYGLGNILKKYAGLPYWIPLNFRIQHGIKFFSVTSEDNVKEQLSFYLPKGDSSLFLMYSDKEKEFVKSYLGNKDQNIKNIGAPIIYLDPFLEKVKKENPIIEKKGTVAFPSKGTHFSNVVTDYTAYADMLDNLPEKYKPIKVCMYYLDIERGKDKPFREKGFEVVQNGKLLSQDFLQNFYLNTLSCEYATSNDLLSSPVYYSIYFGLKFFEFGPNVKYENLEEDWHSAYAKEREESKKLAPYRFPIEDVENIDRQRQIANKELGVKHKMSKSELRKFILSQLDYQFIRKIFKPNNKQKTGMIKRIIKLFLPPIFIKVYRKFLPPTSNPIKIKENIDNKAIVGWSGKYNSWKEAQSECSGYDNSIIIDKVLKSTLLVKNGMAAYERDSVTFDKIEYNWSLITTLLYIAASNQNELSLIDFGGALGSSYFQNRRFLDILKLEWNIVEQSHFVEKGREYITDDTLSFFYSIEECLDKKKPSVLIVSSVIQYLENPYLWIDKILSYNFEYIIFDRTAFVADTSERLTVQQVHEPIYEASYPTWFFNEEKFLQQFSEKYELVTSYKQLIEGTINFEDNKKGYWNGFWFKKIK, from the coding sequence ATGGCAGTTGATATTTATAAGGAAATACAAAATCCTAAGTTGGTCAAAAAACTCAAAAGAGAATACTGGGAAGGAAACAACTATTATGGATTGGGCAATATCTTGAAAAAATATGCAGGTTTGCCTTATTGGATACCTTTAAATTTTAGAATACAACATGGAATAAAATTTTTTAGTGTAACTTCAGAAGATAATGTAAAAGAACAGCTTTCTTTTTATCTTCCTAAAGGAGATTCATCTCTATTTTTAATGTATTCTGATAAGGAAAAAGAATTTGTTAAATCTTATTTGGGAAATAAAGACCAAAATATAAAAAATATAGGTGCGCCTATAATTTATTTAGACCCATTTTTAGAGAAGGTAAAAAAAGAAAATCCTATCATTGAAAAAAAGGGAACTGTTGCATTTCCTTCAAAAGGCACTCATTTTTCTAATGTAGTTACAGATTATACAGCATATGCAGACATGCTAGATAATCTTCCAGAAAAGTATAAACCAATAAAAGTATGTATGTATTATCTAGATATAGAAAGAGGAAAAGATAAGCCATTTAGAGAAAAGGGTTTTGAAGTAGTTCAGAATGGTAAATTGCTCTCACAAGACTTTTTGCAAAATTTTTATTTGAATACACTATCTTGTGAATATGCTACTTCGAACGATTTATTATCTTCTCCTGTGTATTATTCTATTTATTTTGGATTAAAATTTTTTGAGTTTGGCCCTAATGTTAAATATGAAAATTTGGAAGAGGATTGGCACAGTGCCTATGCAAAAGAACGAGAAGAATCTAAAAAATTAGCTCCTTATAGGTTTCCGATAGAAGATGTTGAGAATATTGATAGACAGCGACAAATAGCCAATAAAGAGTTGGGAGTAAAGCATAAAATGTCTAAATCAGAGCTACGTAAATTTATACTTTCTCAATTAGATTATCAATTTATAAGAAAAATATTTAAACCAAATAATAAACAGAAGACAGGCATGATAAAAAGAATAATAAAGTTATTTCTACCACCCATTTTTATCAAAGTCTATAGAAAATTTCTTCCACCTACTTCCAATCCTATTAAAATAAAAGAAAATATTGATAATAAAGCTATTGTTGGATGGTCAGGTAAGTATAATTCTTGGAAAGAAGCTCAAAGTGAATGTAGTGGATACGACAACTCAATTATAATAGATAAGGTTCTTAAATCTACTTTGTTAGTCAAAAATGGAATGGCTGCTTATGAGCGAGATTCTGTAACATTCGATAAAATTGAGTATAACTGGTCTTTAATTACAACATTACTTTATATAGCTGCAAGTAATCAAAATGAGTTATCTTTGATAGATTTTGGAGGAGCATTAGGTAGTTCCTATTTTCAAAATAGAAGATTTCTTGATATTTTGAAACTAGAGTGGAACATAGTAGAACAAAGCCACTTTGTAGAAAAAGGTAGAGAATATATCACTGATGATACTTTGTCATTTTTTTATTCTATAGAAGAATGCTTAGATAAAAAAAAACCTTCTGTTTTGATAGTATCTAGTGTAATACAATATTTAGAAAATCCGTATCTATGGATAGACAAAATTTTATCTTATAATTTTGAGTACATAATTTTTGATAGAACAGCTTTTGTAGCAGATACTTCTGAAAGGTTAACTGTTCAGCAAGTACATGAACCGATTTATGAAGCATCTTATCCAACATGGTTTTTTAATGAAGAAAAATTTTTACAACAATTTTCTGAAAAATATGAATTAGTAACTAGTTACAAACAATTAATAGAAGGAACTATTAATTTTGAAGATAATAAAAAAGGATATTGGAATGGGTTCTGGTTTAAAAAAATAAAATAA
- a CDS encoding glycosyltransferase has protein sequence MSNIAILSPNKTAISETFIKNHKENLKGNISYFYGGAIPNFIDDEYAIINFATKPSFTDRLKRVLPAFIYDRVPKREYDPKEFFANALKEKKIEVVLAEFGTTAAEIYPICRQLDIPLVIFFFGFDIFRYKEQEYHKQNYENMLQYASSSLVVSKSMIPVLKKFGADENKIIYNPASAHEDFFKLKPTFEQNNFISITRFVDKKAPYYTILAFAEVLKQMPNTKLNIIGDGLLKETCENLVNYLEIQDKVIFHGAVEKDTYMNLMENSIAYVQHSIQALSGDSEGTPVAIMEAQSAGLPVISTYHSGIPEIVIHEKTGFLTEEHNVKQMANYLLEILKDKEKAKKMGQAGRTRIKDNFSNEKHIDILQTALEQAIKQKN, from the coding sequence ATGTCTAATATTGCTATCCTATCTCCAAACAAAACAGCTATTAGTGAAACATTCATTAAGAACCATAAAGAAAACTTAAAAGGAAATATCTCTTATTTTTATGGAGGAGCGATTCCTAATTTTATAGATGATGAATATGCTATAATAAATTTTGCAACAAAACCATCATTTACTGACAGGTTAAAAAGAGTATTACCTGCTTTTATATACGATAGAGTTCCAAAAAGAGAATATGACCCAAAAGAATTTTTTGCTAATGCTTTAAAAGAAAAAAAAATAGAAGTAGTCTTGGCTGAATTTGGAACAACAGCAGCAGAAATATATCCTATTTGTAGGCAACTTGATATTCCTTTAGTAATTTTTTTCTTCGGTTTTGATATTTTTAGATATAAAGAACAAGAATACCATAAGCAAAATTATGAAAATATGCTTCAATATGCTTCTTCATCTTTAGTGGTTTCTAAAAGCATGATTCCTGTTCTTAAAAAGTTTGGTGCAGATGAGAATAAAATAATTTATAATCCAGCTTCTGCACACGAAGATTTTTTTAAACTCAAACCCACTTTTGAGCAAAATAATTTTATTTCTATTACTCGTTTTGTAGATAAAAAAGCACCTTACTATACTATTTTAGCATTTGCAGAAGTTTTAAAACAAATGCCAAATACTAAACTAAATATTATAGGAGATGGTCTTTTAAAAGAAACCTGTGAAAATCTAGTCAATTATTTAGAGATACAAGACAAAGTAATTTTTCATGGTGCAGTTGAAAAAGACACGTACATGAATCTCATGGAAAATTCAATCGCTTATGTTCAGCATTCTATTCAAGCTCTTTCAGGAGATAGTGAAGGAACTCCTGTTGCTATTATGGAAGCTCAATCGGCTGGTTTGCCTGTTATTTCTACTTATCATTCAGGGATTCCTGAAATTGTAATCCATGAAAAAACAGGGTTTCTTACAGAAGAACATAATGTAAAACAGATGGCTAATTACCTTTTAGAAATTCTGAAAGATAAAGAAAAAGCAAAAAAAATGGGACAAGCAGGGAGAACTAGAATAAAAGATAACTTCTCAAATGAGAAACATATAGATATATTACAGACTGCTTTAGAGCAAGCCATCAAACAGAAAAATTAA
- a CDS encoding glycosyltransferase family 2 protein, with product MVNLPKISIITPSYNQDHCIEECILSVINQDYSNIEFIIIDGKSTDNSVEIIKKYADQITYWVSESDKGIYDAMNKGIEKATGDWLYFLGTDDKLQKGVISQIFCYENLEECNFLYGEVESKNTTFVHRGTVDYANLFERNLCHQVIFYHKNLFENLGNYNKKYKLYADWDFNIRCFTYKHIKPKYVDKIVCTYSGEGISSHTIDEVFKKEKLPKYINKFLVKVSTPDVEKYKYHILDAIRQKGFPYNIKTIILYLYRKPNLLALKSLYYLLLEKFESSSQ from the coding sequence ATGGTAAATCTCCCCAAAATATCCATTATTACACCCTCTTATAATCAAGATCATTGCATTGAAGAATGTATTTTGTCTGTTATAAATCAAGATTATTCAAATATAGAATTTATTATTATTGATGGGAAAAGCACAGATAATTCGGTAGAGATTATAAAAAAATATGCTGATCAAATAACATATTGGGTAAGTGAATCAGATAAGGGTATTTATGATGCCATGAACAAAGGCATTGAAAAAGCAACTGGAGATTGGTTATATTTCTTAGGTACAGATGATAAATTACAAAAAGGTGTTATATCACAAATATTTTGTTATGAAAATTTAGAAGAATGCAATTTTTTGTATGGTGAAGTAGAATCAAAAAATACTACATTTGTTCATCGTGGTACTGTTGATTATGCCAATCTATTTGAAAGAAATTTGTGCCATCAAGTAATATTTTATCATAAAAATTTATTCGAAAATCTAGGTAATTATAATAAAAAGTACAAATTATATGCAGATTGGGATTTTAATATTAGATGTTTTACATACAAACATATAAAACCGAAATATGTCGACAAAATAGTTTGTACCTATTCAGGGGAAGGTATTTCTTCTCATACTATTGATGAAGTATTTAAGAAAGAAAAACTTCCTAAGTATATTAATAAGTTTCTTGTAAAAGTCTCAACACCAGATGTAGAAAAATATAAATATCATATACTTGATGCTATTAGACAAAAAGGCTTTCCTTACAATATAAAAACTATTATATTATACTTGTATAGAAAACCTAATTTATTAGCCTTAAAAAGTTTATATTACCTTTTACTAGAAAAATTTGAATCCTCATCTCAATAA
- a CDS encoding NAD-dependent epimerase/dehydratase family protein, with protein MSKKKILIIGYGFVGQNIYKKLDKNLFDVTVLSPHIEDKPEIGFVRAKLQDLSSIKDLDLENIIIVHTAHVGYPLHDQDTLYREVEENLSPFLLLLDLAKDKKNCRIIYISSGGAIYGKPQQLPVTENHPLQPISFYGLCKKYMEEALHLYSIQYNIEYDIVRPSNIYDFNWKTGKKQGLISALVKSIEEKEAFYLWGDGSAKKDYIHVECFSEAIMQIATTQASNSVFNVSANKSYSTKEIISIVEKKYGQKINIIQKEVKNQDISEIRLDNTKIKNHIQYNLRTDIF; from the coding sequence ATGAGCAAGAAAAAAATTCTTATCATAGGCTACGGATTTGTAGGACAAAATATATACAAAAAATTAGATAAAAATCTATTTGATGTTACTGTTTTGTCACCTCATATTGAAGACAAACCTGAAATAGGATTTGTTAGAGCTAAGTTACAAGACCTTTCTAGCATAAAAGATTTAGATTTAGAAAATATTATTATCGTTCATACTGCTCATGTAGGTTATCCATTACACGACCAAGATACTCTTTATAGAGAGGTAGAAGAAAATCTAAGTCCTTTTCTTTTATTACTTGATTTGGCAAAAGATAAGAAAAATTGTAGAATTATTTATATTTCTTCTGGAGGAGCAATTTATGGTAAACCTCAGCAATTACCTGTTACAGAAAATCATCCTCTACAACCTATTTCTTTTTATGGATTATGTAAAAAATATATGGAAGAAGCTCTACATTTATATTCTATTCAGTATAACATAGAGTATGATATTGTTCGTCCATCTAATATTTATGATTTTAATTGGAAAACAGGTAAAAAACAAGGCTTAATTAGTGCATTGGTAAAATCAATCGAAGAAAAAGAAGCATTTTATTTGTGGGGAGATGGAAGTGCTAAAAAAGATTATATTCATGTAGAGTGTTTTTCTGAAGCTATAATGCAAATTGCTACTACTCAAGCTAGTAATTCAGTATTCAATGTAAGTGCTAATAAAAGCTATAGCACAAAAGAAATTATAAGTATTGTAGAAAAAAAATATGGACAGAAAATAAATATAATACAGAAAGAAGTAAAAAATCAAGATATTTCTGAGATACGACTAGACAACACAAAAATTAAAAATCATATACAATATAATCTAAGAACAGATATTTTTTAA
- a CDS encoding DegT/DnrJ/EryC1/StrS family aminotransferase, translating to MIAYENLSQLNKSFFDKYKQKFGEVVEKGWFVLGNEVKEFEKEFAHYSQSEYCIGVANGLDALTLSLSAIAEKYQFAKDKEDIEIIVPSNTYIATILSILHNGFTPVLVEPNLETYNIDPHKIEEAITSRTKGIMVVHLYGKVCQMDKIEEIAKKNELFIIEDAAQAHGAKFKDKKAGSFGIANGFSFYPTKNLGALGDAGGVTTNDESLNTIIRSLRNYGSDIKYHNERVGQNSRLDELQAAFLRIKLQELDKINNHKRKLAQIYLENLKSDFILPQVDKNFYDVYHIFAVRHQHRDKLKEFLLKNNVGTEIHYPIPPIEQKALTNVVAKAEFSIAKLIHSTIISLPISYFHTEDDIYQVIEVMNKF from the coding sequence ATGATTGCCTACGAAAATTTAAGTCAATTAAACAAATCATTTTTTGATAAATACAAGCAAAAATTTGGTGAAGTAGTAGAAAAAGGATGGTTTGTTTTAGGTAATGAGGTAAAAGAATTTGAAAAGGAATTTGCTCATTATTCTCAATCTGAATATTGTATTGGAGTTGCCAATGGTTTAGATGCACTTACATTATCGCTTTCTGCAATAGCTGAAAAATATCAGTTTGCAAAAGACAAAGAAGATATAGAAATAATTGTTCCTTCAAATACTTATATTGCTACTATTCTTTCTATTTTACACAATGGTTTTACACCTGTTTTGGTTGAACCTAATTTAGAAACCTATAATATAGATCCTCATAAAATAGAAGAAGCTATTACTTCAAGGACAAAAGGTATTATGGTGGTTCATTTGTATGGAAAGGTATGTCAAATGGATAAAATAGAAGAAATTGCAAAAAAAAATGAGCTTTTCATTATAGAAGATGCTGCTCAAGCACATGGAGCAAAATTTAAAGATAAAAAAGCAGGAAGTTTTGGTATAGCTAATGGTTTTAGTTTTTATCCTACCAAGAATTTGGGTGCTTTGGGAGATGCAGGAGGGGTTACTACCAATGATGAGAGTCTCAATACTATAATTCGGTCACTACGTAATTATGGTTCAGATATAAAATATCATAATGAAAGAGTAGGACAGAATTCTCGTTTAGATGAGTTACAGGCTGCTTTTCTGCGTATCAAATTACAAGAATTAGATAAAATAAATAATCATAAAAGAAAATTAGCTCAAATTTATTTAGAGAATTTGAAATCAGATTTTATACTTCCTCAAGTAGACAAAAATTTTTATGATGTATATCATATTTTTGCTGTTCGACATCAACATAGAGATAAACTCAAAGAGTTTTTATTAAAAAATAATGTAGGTACAGAAATTCATTATCCAATTCCTCCAATAGAGCAAAAAGCTTTAACAAATGTGGTAGCAAAAGCTGAATTTTCTATTGCAAAACTTATTCACTCAACAATTATTAGTCTTCCTATTTCTTATTTTCATACGGAAGATGATATATATCAAGTAATTGAAGTAATGAATAAATTTTAA
- a CDS encoding FdtA/QdtA family cupin domain-containing protein: MAKIIDLKTYTDKRGNLTVIEKVIPFDIKRIFYIYGVDDSVRGGHRHHKTIQAAICLVGSCVIWNDDGENQETFELDSPHKCLLLDPKDWHKMYKFTPDAILMVLASEQYDADDYIFEAYTDKQT, from the coding sequence ATGGCTAAAATAATTGATCTTAAAACCTATACAGACAAAAGAGGTAACTTAACAGTAATAGAAAAAGTAATACCTTTTGATATAAAAAGAATTTTTTATATTTATGGAGTAGATGACTCTGTAAGAGGAGGACATAGACATCATAAGACTATACAAGCTGCTATATGTTTGGTGGGTAGCTGTGTGATTTGGAATGATGATGGCGAAAATCAAGAGACATTTGAGTTAGACTCTCCTCACAAATGTTTGCTTTTAGATCCTAAAGACTGGCATAAAATGTATAAGTTTACACCAGATGCCATATTAATGGTATTAGCCTCTGAGCAGTATGATGCTGATGATTATATATTTGAAGCCTATACCGATAAACAGACATAA
- a CDS encoding glycosyltransferase family 9 protein: MKKILILRFSSIGDIVLTTPVIRSLKMQFSSVHNEDLELHYATKASFETVLKYNPYLDKIHLLQKQQSLSDFISLLKKENFDVIIDLHKNLRTSIIKFRLDAKSYTFEKLNFEKWLYVNLKKNKMPNRHIVERYMDTLKDLGISLEEDEKQSDNKINKEVKGLDYFLGQEDHFELNWLPKSHQEGYIAFAIGGAHNTKKLPLKRMIELCDKINKPIVLLGGKEDAENGQAIFDFFEKDRDTFDSQEAIEKLGKKTRIFDGCGKLTLGQSASLLKQSRVVFSHDTGLMHIAAAFKKKIYSIWGNTTPALGMYPYKTQFVVFENNKINCRPCSKIGFKACPKGHFKCMNDIVFDFWIQ, encoded by the coding sequence TTGAAAAAAATACTCATTCTTCGTTTTTCTTCTATTGGAGATATTGTCTTGACTACACCAGTCATTCGTTCTCTCAAAATGCAATTTTCTTCTGTGCATAATGAAGATTTAGAGTTGCATTATGCTACCAAAGCGAGTTTTGAAACTGTTTTGAAATACAATCCTTATTTAGACAAAATTCATTTACTTCAAAAACAGCAGTCACTTTCTGATTTTATTTCTCTTCTCAAAAAAGAAAATTTTGATGTAATTATTGATTTACATAAAAACCTCAGAACCAGTATTATAAAGTTTAGATTAGATGCAAAATCTTATACTTTCGAAAAACTAAATTTTGAAAAGTGGTTGTATGTCAATCTGAAAAAAAACAAAATGCCTAATCGTCATATTGTCGAAAGATATATGGATACACTTAAGGATTTAGGAATTTCTTTAGAAGAAGATGAAAAACAAAGCGATAACAAAATAAATAAAGAAGTAAAAGGATTAGATTATTTTTTAGGACAAGAAGACCATTTTGAATTAAATTGGTTACCCAAATCACATCAAGAAGGATATATTGCTTTTGCAATTGGAGGAGCGCATAACACCAAAAAACTTCCTTTAAAGAGAATGATTGAGCTTTGTGATAAAATAAATAAGCCTATTGTTCTGTTGGGAGGAAAGGAAGATGCTGAAAACGGACAAGCAATTTTTGATTTTTTTGAGAAAGATAGAGATACCTTCGACTCGCAAGAAGCAATTGAAAAATTAGGAAAAAAAACACGTATTTTTGATGGATGTGGTAAACTTACACTAGGACAATCTGCTTCTTTACTTAAACAATCAAGAGTAGTTTTTTCGCATGATACTGGTCTTATGCATATTGCAGCAGCTTTTAAGAAAAAAATATATTCTATTTGGGGAAATACTACACCTGCTTTGGGGATGTATCCCTACAAAACACAATTTGTTGTTTTTGAGAATAATAAAATTAATTGTCGCCCCTGTTCAAAAATTGGTTTTAAAGCCTGTCCTAAAGGTCATTTTAAGTGTATGAATGATATAGTATTTGATTTTTGGATTCAATAA
- a CDS encoding DegT/DnrJ/EryC1/StrS family aminotransferase, protein MLPYENLNHSNQSFFKEYQKKFNQILEKGYFILGNEVAEFEKEFATYCETDFCIGVGNGLDALTIILKALAEKYAFSKEKDEVEIIVPSNTYIATILAILQNGFKPVLVEPDINTYNINPSEIEKAITPKTKVIIVVHLYGKLCQMDKIQQIAKKYNLLIVEDAAQAHGASLKINSENKKAGSFGIANGFSFYPTKNLGALGDGGAITTNDLELNELFRLLRNYGSNRKYYNEKIGFNSRLDELQAAFLRIKLQKLDEINNHKRKLAKIYLENLKSDFILPVVEPNYYDVYHIFAIRHPKRDKLKTFLLKNEIGTEIHYPVPPAEQKALEGVLDKTYFPIAKQIHQTILSLPISYFHTENDVLRVIEVMNKF, encoded by the coding sequence ATGCTTCCCTACGAAAACCTAAACCACTCCAACCAATCTTTTTTTAAAGAATATCAAAAGAAATTCAATCAAATTTTAGAAAAAGGATATTTTATTTTGGGAAATGAAGTCGCAGAATTTGAAAAAGAATTTGCTACTTACTGCGAGACTGATTTTTGTATTGGTGTGGGAAATGGATTAGATGCACTTACAATTATCTTAAAAGCACTAGCTGAAAAATATGCTTTTTCTAAAGAAAAGGATGAAGTAGAAATAATTGTTCCCTCAAATACCTATATCGCTACTATTTTAGCTATTCTTCAAAACGGTTTCAAACCTGTTTTGGTAGAGCCTGATATAAACACATATAATATAAATCCATCAGAAATTGAAAAAGCAATAACTCCGAAAACCAAAGTGATAATAGTAGTTCACTTGTATGGAAAACTCTGTCAAATGGACAAAATACAACAGATTGCTAAAAAATATAATTTGCTTATTGTAGAAGATGCTGCTCAAGCCCATGGTGCAAGTCTTAAAATTAATTCTGAGAATAAAAAGGCAGGAAGTTTTGGAATTGCAAATGGTTTTAGTTTTTATCCAACCAAAAATCTAGGGGCATTAGGTGATGGAGGTGCAATTACTACAAATGATTTAGAGTTAAACGAATTATTTCGTTTGCTTCGAAATTACGGTTCAAACCGAAAATACTATAATGAAAAAATTGGTTTTAATTCTCGTTTAGATGAACTTCAAGCAGCTTTTTTACGAATCAAACTTCAAAAGCTAGATGAAATAAATAATCACAAACGAAAACTAGCCAAAATCTATTTAGAAAATCTGAAATCTGATTTTATTCTTCCAGTTGTAGAACCAAACTATTACGATGTCTATCATATCTTTGCTATTCGTCATCCCAAAAGAGATAAATTAAAAACCTTTTTACTCAAAAATGAAATTGGTACAGAAATTCATTATCCAGTTCCACCAGCCGAACAAAAAGCACTAGAAGGGGTTTTAGATAAAACTTATTTTCCAATTGCTAAACAGATTCATCAAACTATTCTGAGCCTTCCAATTTCGTATTTTCATACTGAAAATGATGTTCTGAGAGTTATTGAAGTGATGAATAAGTTTTAA
- a CDS encoding methyltransferase domain-containing protein: protein MLQTLYRKLIPEALRKKVYQWRTSSQETAPKYDCPICKSEEIVFNDFGSPARKNVMCTQCGSLERNRALWLFLNDKTNIFTENITLLHVAPEKIFFDKFKQQQNINYIYGDKFEKGFENIYPEGTRSLDITDLKDFEDNSIDAVICSHVLEHVPDDAKAMKQFLRVLKPSAWAVLLVPIDYNRETTYEDWSITSEEERKKHFGQEDHVRWYGRDYPKKLEEAGFEVIIYDTETEVSPEIREKYRLATEKIYFCVKPN, encoded by the coding sequence ATGTTACAGACTCTTTATAGAAAACTTATTCCAGAAGCTCTAAGAAAAAAAGTATATCAATGGAGAACTTCTAGTCAAGAAACTGCACCAAAGTATGATTGTCCAATATGTAAAAGTGAAGAAATTGTTTTTAATGATTTTGGAAGTCCTGCACGAAAAAATGTAATGTGTACACAATGTGGTTCATTAGAAAGAAACAGAGCATTATGGCTTTTTCTAAATGACAAAACGAATATTTTTACTGAAAATATTACTTTATTACATGTTGCTCCAGAGAAAATATTTTTTGATAAATTTAAACAACAGCAGAATATAAATTATATCTATGGAGATAAGTTTGAAAAAGGATTTGAAAATATCTATCCTGAAGGAACTCGCTCATTAGATATAACTGATTTAAAAGATTTTGAAGATAATTCTATCGATGCTGTTATATGTAGCCATGTACTAGAACACGTACCCGACGATGCAAAAGCTATGAAGCAATTTCTTAGAGTATTAAAACCTAGTGCATGGGCAGTTCTTTTAGTTCCTATTGATTATAATAGAGAAACAACGTACGAAGATTGGAGCATTACATCAGAAGAGGAACGAAAAAAACACTTTGGTCAAGAAGATCATGTACGTTGGTATGGCAGAGATTATCCAAAAAAATTAGAAGAAGCTGGCTTTGAAGTAATTATTTATGATACTGAAACAGAAGTATCACCTGAAATACGAGAAAAATATAGACTTGCAACTGAAAAAATATATTTCTGTGTAAAACCTAACTAA